A region of Mesorhizobium sp. M3A.F.Ca.ET.080.04.2.1 DNA encodes the following proteins:
- the proC gene encoding pyrroline-5-carboxylate reductase, with translation MTIRLVLAGCGNMGYAMLAGWLKSGKLKPSAVFVVEPNAELRKRAEHLGCSAAAGASGIPADAAPDLVIVAVKPQVIRDVVADYKRFADGRTTFVSIAAGTPVATFEEILGDLAPIIRCMPNTPAAIGKGMMVVFSNPLVSDDVRRFVAELLSASGVVTTIDDEALMDAVTAVSGSGPAYIFHFIEALTVAAEKAGLPAETARLLATQTVYGAASLAAESEEEPGVLRQQVTSPNGTTAAALAVLMGEDRLTKLLSEAVEAARRRSIELGK, from the coding sequence ATGACGATCAGGCTGGTTCTCGCCGGTTGCGGCAATATGGGTTACGCCATGCTTGCGGGCTGGCTGAAATCCGGCAAGCTCAAGCCCTCGGCGGTATTCGTAGTCGAACCGAATGCCGAATTGCGCAAGCGCGCCGAGCATCTCGGGTGCAGCGCAGCTGCCGGCGCTTCCGGCATTCCAGCAGATGCAGCACCTGATCTCGTCATCGTTGCCGTGAAGCCGCAGGTCATCCGCGATGTCGTGGCGGATTACAAGCGTTTCGCCGACGGCAGGACCACCTTCGTCAGCATCGCCGCCGGAACACCGGTCGCCACCTTCGAGGAAATCCTCGGCGACCTCGCGCCGATCATCCGCTGCATGCCGAACACGCCGGCTGCGATCGGCAAGGGCATGATGGTGGTGTTTTCCAACCCGCTGGTATCCGACGACGTCAGGCGCTTCGTCGCCGAGCTGCTCTCGGCGAGCGGCGTCGTGACGACGATCGACGACGAGGCGCTGATGGATGCTGTGACTGCGGTCTCCGGGTCCGGTCCGGCCTATATCTTCCATTTCATCGAGGCGCTGACGGTCGCGGCCGAGAAGGCCGGACTGCCGGCCGAGACGGCCAGGCTGCTGGCCACACAGACCGTCTATGGTGCTGCCTCGCTCGCCGCCGAAAGCGAGGAGGAGCCGGGCGTATTGCGCCAGCAGGTGACCAGCCCCAACGGCACCACCGCGGCGGCTCTTGCTGTGCTGATGGGCGAGGACCGGCTGACGAAGTTGCTGAGCGAGGCGGTCGAGGCGGCGCGGCGGCGGTCTATAGAGCTTGGGAAGTAA
- a CDS encoding NAD(P)H-dependent oxidoreductase, which yields MTNVALTGLARDLARRAAEGKPVRIGVIGSGEMGTDLVTQGMLMPGISVAAISTRRPHTAREAIRIAYGDEAMAAEAETASKVSQAIESGRIAITSNEMLVTNPLIDVVIDATGKPGVAADFDLMAMEHGKHLVMMNVEADVTIGCYLKQQADRLGVVYSVGAGDEPSSCMELIEFASALGYTIVSAGKGKNNPLNHDAVPDDYREEALRRNMNPRMLVEFVDGSKTMVEMCAIANATGLVPDIAGMHGPKADRDQLAKVLIPRADGGILSKKGVVDYTIGKGVAPGVFVIVEATHPRVVERMDDLHVGHGPYYSFFRPYHLTSLEVPLTAARIMLYGRPDMVPLPKPVAEVCAVAKRDLAPGETFDAIGETCYRSWTMDIAEARASRAVPVGLLEGGKVLKPVKKGELLTAENAAPDHTTKVFALRRLQDEMLYGA from the coding sequence ATGACAAATGTCGCCCTGACGGGTCTTGCCCGCGATCTCGCCCGGCGCGCCGCCGAGGGCAAGCCCGTGCGCATCGGTGTCATCGGCTCCGGCGAGATGGGCACCGATCTGGTGACGCAGGGCATGCTGATGCCGGGCATTTCGGTCGCGGCCATCTCAACCCGTCGCCCGCACACGGCTCGCGAGGCGATCCGCATTGCCTATGGCGACGAGGCAATGGCGGCGGAGGCCGAAACCGCCTCGAAGGTCAGTCAGGCAATCGAGAGCGGCAGGATCGCCATCACGTCCAACGAGATGCTGGTCACCAATCCGCTCATCGACGTCGTCATCGATGCGACCGGCAAGCCCGGTGTCGCTGCCGATTTCGATCTGATGGCCATGGAGCATGGCAAGCATCTGGTGATGATGAATGTCGAGGCCGACGTTACCATCGGCTGTTATCTGAAGCAGCAGGCGGATCGGCTCGGCGTCGTCTATTCGGTTGGCGCCGGCGACGAGCCATCGAGCTGCATGGAATTGATCGAGTTCGCCTCGGCGCTCGGCTACACCATCGTCTCGGCCGGCAAGGGCAAGAACAATCCGCTCAACCACGACGCCGTGCCCGACGACTATCGCGAGGAAGCCCTGCGCCGGAACATGAACCCGCGCATGCTGGTCGAATTCGTCGACGGCTCGAAAACCATGGTCGAGATGTGCGCCATCGCCAACGCCACCGGGCTGGTGCCCGACATCGCCGGCATGCACGGTCCCAAGGCCGATCGTGACCAGCTTGCCAAGGTGCTCATCCCGCGCGCGGACGGCGGCATCCTGTCAAAGAAAGGCGTCGTCGACTACACCATCGGCAAGGGCGTGGCGCCTGGCGTCTTCGTCATCGTCGAGGCCACCCATCCGCGCGTGGTCGAGCGCATGGACGACCTCCATGTCGGTCACGGCCCCTATTACAGCTTCTTCCGGCCTTACCATTTGACCTCGCTCGAGGTGCCGCTGACCGCGGCTCGCATCATGCTCTACGGCAGGCCCGACATGGTGCCTTTGCCAAAACCGGTGGCCGAGGTCTGCGCGGTGGCCAAGCGCGACCTCGCCCCTGGCGAGACCTTCGATGCCATCGGCGAGACCTGCTACCGCTCCTGGACAATGGACATCGCCGAGGCCCGCGCCAGTCGCGCCGTTCCGGTCGGGCTGCTCGAGGGCGGCAAGGTGCTGAAGCCGGTCAAGAAGGGCGAACTGCTGACGGCGGAAAATGCCGCGCCTGACCACACGACGAAGGTGTTTGCCTTGCGTCGGCTGCAGGACGAGATGCTCTACGGCGCCTGA
- a CDS encoding glycosyltransferase family 4 protein, producing MHLLFATSIVPDGALASGYEIANAAIIAALRRAGVRVTVIGFTWPGKAPVDPENTIVLGAVDVRTESASPFQKLAWVAKALLAGLTFSSVKLRVVQGSEVRAAIENAGSFDGYVLNSVQFAGAFEELFGDRPSIFIAHNVEHRSAAENAAAAGSALQRWLFRREARLLKLMEERLCRAARFVFTLAEEDRAALGVASDDRSAVLPLVTRAEAPAKRALRRIDCDAALIGTWTWQPNRIGLDWFLAKVVPHLRPDFRLRIAGNMPSGIVSTHPGVEFVGRVPDAQAFVRGAAVIPLISTAGSGVQLKTIETFELGLPSVATSRSLRGIGYRPDNCMVTDDPVAFAAALEAAAADARDVDGSAFHRRQIQALDAAMELGLGKLGAVRREIAA from the coding sequence ATGCATCTTCTGTTCGCCACATCGATCGTGCCCGACGGCGCTCTCGCTTCGGGCTACGAGATCGCCAACGCTGCGATCATTGCCGCGCTGCGGCGTGCCGGCGTGCGCGTCACGGTGATCGGTTTCACCTGGCCGGGGAAAGCTCCTGTCGACCCTGAAAACACCATCGTGCTGGGCGCCGTCGACGTGCGCACCGAAAGCGCGTCACCGTTTCAAAAACTTGCCTGGGTGGCGAAGGCCTTGCTTGCCGGCCTCACCTTTTCCTCGGTCAAGCTGCGCGTCGTTCAGGGCAGCGAAGTCCGCGCCGCCATCGAAAATGCCGGTTCTTTTGATGGTTATGTCCTGAACTCCGTGCAGTTCGCCGGCGCGTTTGAGGAGCTCTTCGGCGACCGGCCCTCCATCTTCATTGCCCATAATGTCGAGCACCGCTCGGCCGCTGAAAACGCCGCCGCAGCCGGCAGCGCGCTTCAGCGCTGGCTGTTTCGCCGCGAGGCGAGGCTGCTCAAGCTGATGGAAGAGCGCCTCTGCCGCGCCGCGCGCTTCGTCTTCACGCTCGCCGAGGAGGACCGCGCAGCACTTGGTGTCGCCTCCGACGACCGTTCGGCGGTGCTGCCGCTGGTGACGCGCGCCGAGGCGCCGGCCAAACGAGCCCTACGCCGCATCGATTGCGATGCGGCGCTGATCGGCACCTGGACCTGGCAGCCGAACCGCATCGGGCTGGACTGGTTCCTCGCCAAGGTCGTGCCGCATCTGAGGCCCGATTTCCGCTTACGCATCGCCGGCAATATGCCTTCGGGCATCGTCTCGACGCATCCCGGCGTCGAATTCGTCGGCCGCGTTCCGGACGCCCAGGCATTCGTGCGTGGCGCCGCCGTCATCCCGCTGATCAGCACCGCCGGCAGCGGGGTGCAGTTGAAGACGATCGAGACCTTCGAACTCGGCTTGCCGTCCGTCGCCACGAGCCGCTCGCTGCGCGGCATCGGCTATCGGCCGGACAATTGCATGGTGACCGATGACCCGGTCGCCTTCGCCGCCGCGCTCGAAGCGGCAGCGGCCGACGCGCGGGATGTCGACGGCAGCGCCTTCCATCGCCGCCAGATACAGGCGCTCGATGCCGCGATGGAACTGGGTCTCGGCAAGCTCGGCGCTGTCCGGCGGGAGATCGCGGCATGA
- a CDS encoding O-antigen ligase codes for MSSTDSLRRTERAPLSAAFSREGVATAIAALLFTVIIVSFRPFQPAGAELTGDGGDIVNQLGFGSLGALSIFALLAFADPRLVRSILSPSWLLMLGFFMLSVVMATDPPAAMRAASFTMIGIITMAAILVLPRDADSFARVVIFTAVVVMGLSYAGLIVFPHEALHTADSQEPEHAGLWRGVFTHKNIAGPVMACFSFAGLYLFRRGQRWWGAGIFCAAMVFMLHTGSKTTAGLVPFSILIVVLPSLIGMRLGTPILFLAAIIATAAGTLGIVFIPPVKHLAAIYFPDLTYTGRTTLWEFAGDMLAKRPWTGYGYESFWGTPLLLNQDQPFDRAWDIRTIVHGHDGYLDIAVLMGIPALCVAIYTFLIAPLRDYMRIPPRKENIFLGDFFMMVVLFTALNAFLESFFFHRGDPVWLFFVLGVLGLRQVSLRPIPVRPSP; via the coding sequence ATGAGCAGTACCGACAGCCTGAGAAGAACTGAGCGCGCGCCGCTCAGCGCGGCTTTTTCGCGCGAGGGCGTCGCAACGGCGATCGCCGCGCTCTTATTTACCGTGATCATCGTCTCGTTCCGGCCCTTCCAGCCGGCAGGCGCCGAGCTCACCGGCGACGGCGGCGACATCGTCAACCAGCTCGGCTTCGGCTCGCTCGGCGCGCTTTCGATTTTCGCGCTGCTCGCCTTCGCCGACCCGCGCCTGGTGCGTTCGATACTCAGTCCATCTTGGCTGCTGATGCTGGGCTTCTTCATGCTGTCGGTGGTGATGGCGACCGACCCGCCCGCGGCGATGCGCGCGGCCTCCTTCACCATGATCGGCATAATCACCATGGCGGCGATCCTGGTCCTGCCGCGCGACGCAGACTCCTTCGCGCGAGTCGTCATCTTCACCGCCGTGGTCGTCATGGGCCTCTCCTATGCCGGCCTCATCGTTTTTCCGCATGAGGCGCTGCACACGGCGGACTCGCAGGAGCCCGAGCATGCGGGCCTGTGGCGCGGCGTCTTCACCCACAAGAACATCGCCGGGCCGGTCATGGCGTGCTTCAGCTTCGCAGGGCTCTATCTGTTCCGGCGCGGGCAGCGCTGGTGGGGAGCCGGCATCTTCTGCGCGGCGATGGTCTTCATGCTGCACACCGGCTCGAAGACGACCGCCGGGCTGGTGCCGTTCTCGATCCTGATCGTGGTGCTGCCGAGCCTCATCGGAATGCGGCTCGGCACCCCGATCCTGTTCCTGGCCGCGATCATCGCGACGGCGGCCGGCACGCTCGGCATCGTCTTCATCCCGCCGGTCAAGCATCTGGCGGCAATCTATTTCCCGGACCTCACCTATACCGGCCGCACCACGCTTTGGGAGTTCGCCGGCGACATGCTGGCGAAGAGGCCTTGGACCGGGTACGGCTATGAGAGCTTCTGGGGAACGCCACTGCTGCTCAACCAGGACCAGCCTTTTGACCGCGCCTGGGACATCCGCACCATCGTGCACGGCCATGACGGCTATCTCGATATCGCCGTGCTGATGGGCATCCCGGCGCTCTGCGTGGCGATCTACACCTTCCTGATCGCGCCCTTACGCGATTACATGCGAATCCCGCCGCGCAAGGAAAACATCTTCCTTGGCGACTTCTTCATGATGGTGGTGCTGTTCACGGCGCTGAACGCATTCCTCGAAAGTTTCTTCTTCCACCGCGGCGACCCGGTCTGGCTGTTCTTCGTGCTCGGCGTGCTTGGCCTGAGGCAAGTCTCGCTGCGGCCGATCCCGGTTCGCCCCTCGCCCTGA
- a CDS encoding WecB/TagA/CpsF family glycosyltransferase, which produces MNMHATRTASGADTLRTILGISVLAIRWDEATALLNRLIAERRFTKVSFLNAHNANIAYTDPVFAEALDDFLVLPDGVGVDMAAKLLYGAPFPDNLNGTDFVPAFLKASARPLTVALLGATRVNAEAASAKLAALAVQHKFVVIHDGYFSPAEEPEIVGRIARLRPDVLLVAMGVPRQELWIARHIEPGHCTLPIAVGALLDFLSGTVPRAPLWMRRMRLEWLFRLWVEPGRLWRRYVVGNPLFLWRVLKQKLIGKPQAAEASR; this is translated from the coding sequence ATGAACATGCACGCCACCCGCACCGCCTCCGGCGCCGACACGCTGAGGACCATCCTCGGCATCTCGGTGCTCGCCATCCGCTGGGATGAGGCAACCGCGCTGCTCAACCGGCTGATCGCCGAGCGCCGCTTCACCAAGGTGAGCTTCCTCAACGCCCACAACGCCAATATCGCCTACACCGACCCGGTCTTCGCAGAAGCGCTTGACGACTTCCTGGTGCTGCCGGACGGCGTCGGCGTCGACATGGCAGCGAAGCTGCTCTACGGCGCGCCGTTCCCCGACAACCTCAACGGCACCGATTTCGTGCCCGCCTTCCTGAAAGCCTCGGCCCGGCCGCTCACCGTCGCGCTGCTCGGCGCAACGCGCGTCAATGCCGAGGCGGCATCCGCCAAGCTCGCCGCGCTCGCCGTGCAACACAAATTCGTGGTCATCCATGATGGCTACTTCTCCCCGGCCGAGGAGCCGGAGATCGTCGGGCGCATCGCCAGGCTGCGGCCGGATGTGCTGCTTGTCGCCATGGGCGTGCCGCGCCAGGAATTGTGGATCGCGCGCCACATCGAGCCCGGTCATTGCACGCTGCCGATCGCCGTCGGCGCGCTGCTCGATTTCCTGAGCGGAACGGTGCCGCGGGCGCCGTTGTGGATGCGCAGGATGAGGCTGGAATGGCTGTTCCGCCTCTGGGTCGAGCCAGGCCGCCTGTGGCGCCGCTACGTGGTCGGCAACCCGCTGTTCCTCTGGCGCGTCCTCAAACAGAAATTGATTGGCAAGCCGCAAGCCGCGGAGGCGAGCCGTTGA
- a CDS encoding 3-oxoacyl-ACP reductase family protein, which yields MTEFTPKFDLAGKVVLVTGASRGIGRACALACAGSGADLIVGVRNARDGADLVAEIERSGRKALAVRMDLTDLATVRSAIAEAHAAFGRIDVLVNNVGLGPENLAENVTEEDFDLTVNVNLKGTFFTTQAVGRLMIAQRSGRIVNISSQAGTVTLKGEAIYCMTKAAINHLTRCLAAEWAQHGIGINSVAPTFIWTDGTKPSLADKDFHAQVLRHIPLGRIGDPIDVAGTVVFLASPAASLITGANILVDGGWSVA from the coding sequence ATGACGGAGTTCACGCCTAAATTCGACCTGGCCGGCAAAGTGGTGCTGGTCACCGGCGCCTCGCGCGGCATCGGGCGGGCCTGCGCGCTTGCATGCGCCGGTTCGGGCGCTGACTTGATAGTGGGTGTGCGAAACGCGAGAGACGGTGCCGACCTCGTCGCGGAGATCGAACGCAGCGGCCGCAAAGCGCTCGCCGTGCGAATGGATCTGACCGATCTCGCCACGGTGCGCAGCGCCATCGCCGAAGCGCACGCCGCCTTCGGCCGCATCGACGTGCTGGTCAACAATGTCGGTCTTGGGCCGGAAAATCTTGCCGAGAACGTGACGGAGGAGGATTTCGACCTCACCGTCAACGTCAACCTCAAAGGCACCTTCTTCACCACCCAAGCGGTCGGGCGGCTGATGATCGCCCAGAGATCCGGGCGTATCGTCAACATCAGTTCGCAGGCCGGCACCGTGACGCTGAAAGGCGAGGCCATCTATTGCATGACCAAGGCTGCCATAAATCATCTGACGCGCTGCCTGGCGGCCGAGTGGGCACAGCACGGCATCGGCATCAACAGCGTCGCGCCCACCTTCATCTGGACCGATGGAACAAAGCCGTCGCTAGCTGACAAGGATTTTCACGCCCAGGTGCTGCGGCACATTCCGCTCGGCCGAATCGGCGATCCGATCGATGTGGCCGGCACCGTCGTGTTCCTGGCCTCGCCAGCCGCTTCGTTGATCACCGGGGCCAATATTCTGGTCGACGGCGGCTGGTCGGTCGCCTAG
- a CDS encoding TolC family protein, with the protein MTRTGKVTVGWRVALAMTVSMLACGSASALTLKEAIAVAVESNPEIGQAIENREAIEFELRQAKGLYLPSVDLEASTGVRRLDNESRRALDEDHDALYPNEADLTVSQTLYDSGARRAELNRQASRVDGASFRVLERSEFIGLSVVQDYLEYMLQASIVSEAKKNLAFHQSILGDIKQGIAGGALNDADQQQAEERLFAAKARMQEATEELEAAKIRFFKTVGKPLTNASRPGDVSRALPRSLDEAIGLGRQNNPRVHMANSDIDAAASLVDAARAKFGPTITAEGVARGGYDIDGADGDTNDLQARVVLRWNLYRGGIDKANEQEQVRRTSEQRLALHQVLREIEEAVRISWDRRFRQAELAQTLRQQAATNEKLVASYREQFKVGQRSLLDVLDAQNTRFNTATLADTSAYASLFAQYRLLAATGQLLKTMNIAPAKQSTAYARTEFGVPATADTETYARTPSEQKNDLPFDILAPVRKKQPM; encoded by the coding sequence ATGACCAGGACGGGTAAAGTCACCGTCGGCTGGCGCGTTGCGCTTGCCATGACAGTTTCAATGCTGGCTTGCGGCAGCGCCAGCGCACTTACACTCAAGGAAGCCATAGCAGTGGCGGTGGAGTCCAATCCGGAGATTGGACAGGCGATCGAAAACCGCGAGGCGATCGAATTCGAGTTGCGCCAGGCAAAGGGGCTCTATCTTCCGAGCGTCGATTTGGAAGCCTCGACCGGCGTTCGCCGCTTGGACAACGAATCGCGGCGCGCGCTCGACGAGGACCATGACGCGCTTTACCCGAACGAAGCCGACCTGACGGTCTCGCAGACGCTCTATGACAGCGGGGCGCGGCGCGCCGAATTGAACCGCCAGGCTTCGCGCGTCGACGGGGCTTCCTTCAGGGTGCTGGAACGGTCCGAGTTCATCGGGCTTTCCGTCGTCCAGGACTACCTCGAATACATGCTGCAGGCTTCGATCGTCAGCGAGGCGAAGAAGAACCTCGCCTTCCACCAGTCTATCCTGGGCGACATCAAGCAGGGCATCGCCGGCGGCGCGCTCAACGATGCCGACCAGCAGCAGGCAGAGGAACGGCTCTTTGCCGCCAAGGCGCGGATGCAGGAGGCCACGGAGGAACTGGAGGCGGCCAAGATCCGCTTCTTCAAGACCGTCGGCAAGCCGCTGACCAACGCATCCAGGCCAGGCGACGTCTCCCGCGCTCTGCCGCGGTCGCTGGACGAGGCGATCGGGCTCGGCCGGCAGAACAATCCGCGCGTCCACATGGCCAACAGCGACATCGATGCAGCCGCTTCGCTGGTCGACGCGGCACGGGCGAAATTTGGGCCCACGATCACTGCCGAGGGTGTCGCCCGCGGCGGATATGACATCGACGGCGCCGATGGCGACACCAACGACCTGCAGGCTCGCGTCGTGCTGCGCTGGAACCTCTATCGCGGCGGCATCGACAAGGCGAACGAGCAGGAGCAGGTCCGCCGCACCAGCGAGCAACGCCTTGCGCTGCATCAGGTGCTGCGCGAGATCGAGGAAGCCGTCCGCATCTCCTGGGATCGCCGTTTCCGCCAGGCGGAACTCGCGCAGACGCTTCGGCAGCAGGCAGCCACCAACGAAAAGCTGGTCGCTTCCTATCGCGAGCAGTTCAAGGTCGGACAGCGCTCTCTGCTCGACGTGCTCGATGCTCAAAACACGCGCTTCAACACCGCGACGCTGGCCGACACCTCGGCCTACGCATCGCTGTTCGCACAGTACCGCTTGCTCGCGGCGACCGGACAGTTGCTGAAGACGATGAACATCGCGCCGGCCAAGCAGTCCACCGCCTACGCCCGAACGGAATTCGGCGTGCCGGCAACGGCCGACACCGAAACCTATGCGCGCACGCCGTCCGAGCAGAAGAACGATCTGCCGTTCGACATCCTCGCGCCGGTCAGGAAAAAGCAGCCGATGTAA
- a CDS encoding glycosyltransferase: MIPLPSDASVSIAGRSPGLAAESVEAVVTLPTFKRPQQLLETLASLSRQRTGRAFAVIVIENEAEAREGAEAALPLFERGEMTGLVIVAHERGNCSAYNAGWQTAMLQFPNFKHLLVIDDDETADPDWLERMCKAAETLGADIVGGPQVPVFADPSHGRWANHPVFAPPYRETGRVPALYSSGNLLVGRNVLAAMGPPFLDLRFNFMGGGDSDFLSRAAQKGFVLGWCAQARVNETVPARRVEPDWIRARSLRNGVISTLVEKKKRAGTPFGRGKVVLKSLALLAASPLRGAIRLARTGSLATGLYPVYVALGRVLAEFGYANEQYRQPEKN, from the coding sequence ATGATCCCTTTGCCATCGGACGCTTCGGTATCGATCGCGGGGCGCTCTCCAGGGCTCGCCGCGGAGAGCGTCGAAGCTGTGGTCACGCTGCCGACCTTCAAGCGGCCGCAGCAACTGCTCGAAACGCTGGCGTCGCTTAGCAGGCAGCGCACCGGGAGAGCCTTCGCCGTCATCGTCATCGAAAACGAGGCCGAGGCGCGCGAAGGCGCCGAGGCGGCGCTGCCGCTGTTCGAACGCGGCGAAATGACGGGCCTGGTGATCGTTGCGCATGAGCGGGGCAATTGCAGCGCCTACAATGCCGGTTGGCAAACGGCGATGCTGCAATTTCCCAATTTCAAGCATCTGCTCGTCATCGACGACGACGAGACCGCGGACCCCGACTGGCTGGAGCGCATGTGCAAGGCGGCCGAGACGCTTGGCGCCGACATTGTCGGCGGGCCGCAAGTGCCGGTCTTTGCCGACCCGAGCCACGGCAGATGGGCAAATCATCCGGTTTTCGCGCCACCCTACAGGGAAACAGGGCGGGTGCCGGCGCTCTACTCGTCCGGCAATCTCCTGGTCGGGCGCAACGTGCTGGCGGCCATGGGGCCGCCCTTCCTCGATCTCAGATTCAACTTCATGGGCGGCGGCGATTCGGATTTTCTGAGCCGCGCCGCGCAGAAGGGCTTCGTGCTCGGCTGGTGCGCGCAGGCAAGGGTGAATGAAACGGTTCCTGCCCGGCGGGTCGAGCCCGATTGGATCCGCGCCCGCAGCCTGCGCAACGGCGTCATCTCCACGCTGGTGGAAAAGAAGAAGCGGGCCGGCACGCCCTTCGGCCGGGGCAAGGTCGTTCTGAAGAGCCTGGCATTGCTTGCCGCCTCCCCGCTGCGCGGCGCCATCCGGCTGGCGCGGACGGGCTCCCTGGCGACGGGCCTCTATCCCGTCTATGTCGCGCTTGGCCGGGTGCTGGCCGAATTCGGATACGCCAATGAGCAGTACCGACAGCCTGAGAAGAACTGA
- a CDS encoding type I secretion system permease/ATPase yields MNQQPHILSPKEAFKACFSAIAAYLGRPSAETVLFAGVPISETRIEPDDIRHLAERIGLEAQEFSQRDFMRGRIDLPAIVFRLSQLPVALLAEIESGQYLTAPQENGRTTISRSELAEGPITGGASFSITYANTAEEMTVGSAPRIERRHWLTGTMGAFWRTYSKVVLSAVFINMLAIASPIFTMNVYDRILPNKAISTLWVLALGIGAAILFDLLLKTARAALIDYAGRKADLRISYLLFEKVLNSSLSARPGSTGEYANRVTQYEFVREFFTSNTISVFIDTVFVFVFLLVIYAIGGWLVIIPALAFVISVVVGLVTQRRIGKRVAASMNEAAQRQALLVESISTLETIKSLRAEAYLLRKWGEHSKNAANTSEKIKELSAAAGNITGAIQQFVTVALVVAGAYAFSDGQISTGAIIGTVMLAGRAVAPLGQIAITLARFRQAMLSLRIINTIMSQPEDRPDTVGFVNRPIRSGAMHFKNVGFTYPGTENEVLSGLNITVRPGERVGIIGRIGSGKTTMGRLIGRLFLPTSGELLIDGIDIRQYHPSEVRAAVGIVAQAGDLFSGTIKENLLMAAPDASDEEIIEAAKAAGVDDFVSRHPRGYDMNVGERGTNLSGGQRQAVAIARLLLTKPKIVFLDEPSGSMDLASERQLIRQLKVAIDRDTTLIVSTHRYSMLELVDRLIVVDQGRVVADGAKERVIQALQKPSA; encoded by the coding sequence GTGAACCAGCAACCTCATATCCTGTCGCCCAAGGAGGCTTTCAAGGCCTGCTTCTCGGCGATCGCAGCCTATCTCGGCAGGCCGAGCGCGGAGACCGTGCTGTTTGCCGGCGTGCCGATTTCGGAGACGAGGATCGAGCCGGACGACATCAGGCATCTGGCCGAACGCATCGGGCTCGAGGCGCAGGAGTTCAGCCAGCGCGATTTCATGCGGGGTCGTATCGATCTCCCCGCAATCGTGTTTCGTCTCAGCCAGTTGCCCGTCGCGCTGCTGGCTGAGATCGAAAGCGGGCAGTATCTGACCGCTCCGCAGGAAAACGGCCGCACCACGATCAGCCGGTCGGAGCTCGCCGAGGGCCCGATCACCGGCGGCGCCTCCTTCTCCATCACCTACGCCAACACGGCCGAGGAGATGACGGTCGGGTCGGCGCCAAGGATCGAGCGGCGGCACTGGCTGACCGGAACGATGGGGGCGTTCTGGCGCACCTATTCGAAGGTGGTGCTGTCGGCGGTCTTCATCAACATGCTGGCGATCGCGTCGCCGATCTTCACCATGAACGTCTATGACAGGATCCTGCCGAACAAAGCGATCTCGACGCTCTGGGTTCTGGCGCTCGGCATCGGCGCGGCCATTCTGTTCGACCTGCTGCTCAAGACGGCCCGCGCCGCATTGATCGATTACGCCGGACGCAAGGCGGACCTGCGCATTTCCTACCTCCTATTCGAGAAGGTGCTGAACTCGTCGCTGTCGGCGCGGCCGGGCTCGACGGGCGAATATGCCAACCGGGTCACGCAATACGAGTTCGTACGCGAGTTCTTCACCTCGAACACGATCAGCGTCTTCATCGACACCGTCTTCGTCTTCGTCTTCCTGCTGGTCATCTACGCCATAGGCGGCTGGCTGGTGATCATACCGGCGCTGGCCTTCGTGATTTCCGTCGTTGTCGGCCTGGTCACGCAACGGCGCATCGGCAAACGGGTCGCCGCTTCGATGAACGAAGCGGCACAGCGCCAGGCGCTTCTGGTCGAATCCATCTCGACGCTGGAGACGATCAAGTCGCTGCGTGCCGAGGCCTATCTGCTGCGCAAGTGGGGCGAGCACTCGAAGAACGCGGCCAACACGTCGGAAAAAATCAAGGAGCTTTCGGCCGCCGCCGGCAACATCACCGGCGCCATCCAGCAGTTTGTGACAGTCGCCCTGGTGGTGGCCGGCGCCTATGCCTTCTCCGACGGCCAGATCTCGACCGGCGCCATCATCGGCACCGTCATGCTGGCGGGCCGGGCGGTGGCGCCGCTCGGCCAGATCGCCATCACGCTGGCGCGGTTCCGTCAGGCCATGCTGTCGCTACGGATCATCAACACGATCATGTCGCAGCCTGAGGACCGGCCGGATACGGTCGGCTTCGTCAATCGGCCGATCCGAAGCGGCGCGATGCATTTCAAGAATGTCGGCTTCACCTATCCGGGAACCGAAAACGAGGTGCTGAGCGGGCTCAACATCACGGTCAGGCCGGGCGAGCGCGTCGGCATCATCGGCCGTATCGGCTCGGGCAAGACAACGATGGGCCGGTTGATTGGCCGGCTGTTCCTGCCGACCTCCGGCGAATTGCTCATCGACGGCATCGACATTCGCCAATACCACCCCTCGGAAGTGCGCGCCGCGGTCGGCATCGTCGCGCAGGCCGGCGACCTGTTTTCAGGCACCATCAAGGAGAATCTCCTGATGGCGGCTCCGGACGCGAGCGACGAGGAGATCATCGAAGCCGCCAAGGCAGCCGGTGTCGACGACTTCGTCTCGCGCCACCCGCGCGGCTACGACATGAATGTCGGCGAGCGGGGCACCAACCTGTCGGGCGGCCAGCGTCAGGCGGTGGCGATCGCACGCCTGCTTCTGACCAAGCCCAAGATCGTCTTCCTGGACGAGCCGTCGGGTTCGATGGACCTTGCCTCGGAACGGCAGTTGATCAGGCAGCTGAAGGTAGCGATCGACCGCGACACGACATTGATCGTGTCGACGCATCGCTACAGCATGCTGGAACTCGTCGACCGGCTCATTGTCGTAGACCAGGGCCGCGTGGTTGCCGACGGGGCGAAGGAAAGAGTCATCCAGGCATTGCAAAAGCCGAGTGCCTGA